The following proteins are encoded in a genomic region of Lytechinus variegatus isolate NC3 chromosome 7, Lvar_3.0, whole genome shotgun sequence:
- the LOC121418365 gene encoding uncharacterized protein LOC121418365 produces the protein MTSTNNSRQTLRQTDFLPSRFSGDKLDRDNSTAHFLTFDDYLDAHDIDKADPDQFQTILRTFRRTLQGQARLWIDGLQFNTYSDLKDGFIRRFSPAKSSYSHVTDFKNMTMTNNESADAYLQRLRTTAAYIDYGETQIRHKLLDSLPSDCRATILMTAPDLTSEEIAAKAQLFLDLNHRQTKPTKELSFSAQEEIDQLKEQIHYLNLKTDRDNDKRPKSPTQRPPTPRQRSASRSASRSVSRERRRDISHDRRDERRNDIQNRRGRSPYRSDGRTNRPPTRRLTCNYCGIPGHIWRECRKRLRDMTTPPPPFPDYNDYYAPAYGSYANNQYYPPHQQQPQYHQPRYQQPQNQPRPQDF, from the coding sequence ATGACTTCAACCAACAACTCCCGACAAACCCTGCGACAGACTGACTTTCTACCATCCCGTTTCTCGGGTGATAAACTTGATAGGGACAACTCGACTGCGCACTTCTTGACTTTCGACGACTATCTAGATGCGCATGACATTGACAAAGCTGACCCCGACCAATTCCAGACAATACTGCGAACGTTTAGACGGACTTTACAAGGGCAGGCGCGACTTTGGATTGACGGACTTCAATTCAATACATATAGCGACCTGAAGGATGGGTTCATAAGACGGTTTAGTCCCGCTAAATCGTCATATAGCCATGTGACGGACTTTAAAAATATGACTATGACAAATAACGAGAGCGCAGACGCGTACTTGCAAAGGTTGAGAACAACAGCAGCCTACATCGACTATGGGGAAACCCAGATTAGGCATAAGTTGTTGGATTCTTTGCCGTCAGACTGCCGCGCGACCATACTTATGACCGCCCCCGACCTGACCTCAGAAGAAATAGCGGCGAAAGCCCAACTTTTTCTAGACCTCAACCATAGACAGACTAAGCCGACCAAGGAGTTATCTTTCTCTGCTCAAGAGGAAATAGATCAATTGAAGGAGCAAATACATTACTTAAACCTCAAGACAGACAGAGACAATGATAAAAGGCCAAAATCCCCCACCCAACGACCCCCAACCCCACGACAACGCAGTGCTAGTCGTAGTGCTAGTCGCAGCGTAAGCCGCGAAAGACGACGTGACATCAGTCACGATAGACGAGACGAGCGGCGCAATGACATACAAAACAGACGAGGTAGGAGCCCCTATCGATCGGACGGACGGACAAACCGACCGCCAACACGCAGACTTACATGCAACTACTGTGGCATTCCTGGCCATATTTGGCGAGAATGTCGAAAAAGACTTAGGGACATGACGACCCCACCACCCCCCTTCCCTGACTATAATGACTACTATGCCCCTGCATACGGTAGCTATGCCAACAACCAATACTACCCACCACACCAACAGCAGCCCCAATATCACCAGCCCCGCTACCAACAACCCCAAAATCAACCACGCCCACAGGATTTTTAA
- the LOC121418364 gene encoding uncharacterized protein LOC121418364 yields the protein MSRDPKALDKINMGRTSASYKLTHGLGYVAKKRLVLDMQLYPFSLNVDECFSNNNQKVFSIMVAYFSPEKGETVVHHYNSISLTTVNAKILKETLMSLLKSDNIPLHNLVSILCDSTNYMRGKKGGFETLVRNEASHLLDIDGDTCHHIHNASKLFCKYFDGIIEGLTDDWHTDAKFSTDLREYLREICEILEVPFHMPRKRVPHRWLSVHDVLDEMIDPLTVLYWAWLPKNDKSMYQNILNDILGLSQKNLKRIAAIVQACRDKNLTEQGKARKQRVVKKLFHTRDITLLYIHTYLSVLPLLKSFILTFEQKAPMAHRIHDEQLSLLTSFLSTFIKQEKMKDITAKDLANVDLDKKENHQELLEIFLGLKARKILQKKRSVPNPLMDQFLPTLKAYVDTAKYLLKKLPITNPLLRRLGAIDPVALTTQCHCISSKETA from the coding sequence ATGTCTAGAGATCCAAAGGCTTTGGACAAGATTAATATGGGGCGCACTTCAGCCAGTTATAAATTGACCCATGGACTTGGTTATGTTGCTAAAAAACGTCTAGTCCTTGACATGCAACTGTACCCATTTTCTTTGAATGTCGATGAATGCTTCAGCAACAACAACCAAAAAGTGTTCAGCATTATGGTAGCTTATTTCTCTCCTGAGAAAGGGGAGACTGTTGTTCATCATTACAATTCAATCAGTTTGACAACCGTCAATGCCAAGATCCTGAAAGAAACACTCATGTCATTGCTCAAGTCTGACAACATACCTCTACACAATCTTGTATCAATACTTTGTGATTCAACTAACTACATGCGTGGGAAGAAGGGTGGCTTTGAAACTCTTGTTCGTAATGAAGCAAGCCACTTACTTGACATTGATGGTGATACATGCCATCATATTCACAATGCCAGTAAAttattttgcaaatattttgatggtatcATTGAAGGTCTCACCGATGACTGGCATACAGACGCCAAATTTTCGACAGACTTGAGGGAGTACCTGAGGGAAATATGTGAAATTCTGGAGGTTCCATTTCACATGCCAAGGAAAAGGGTTCCTCACAGGTGGCTTTCAGTGCATGATGTTCTGGATGAGATGATAGACCCACTCACTGTCTTGTATTGGGCATGGCTTccaaaaaatgacaaatcaATGTACCAGAACATTCTGAATGATATACTAGGACTGTCTCAGAAGAATTTGAAGAGAATTGCAGCAATTGTCCAGGCCTGCAGAGACAAGAACCTTACTGAACAAGGGAAAGCAAGGAAGCAGCGTGTGGTTAAGAAACTGTTTCACACAAGAGATATCACTCTGTTGTACATCCACACTTATCTCTCAGTTCTTCCCCTCCTGAAGTCATTTATCTTGACATTTGAGCAGAAAGCACCAATGGCACATCGCATCCATGATGAGCAGCTGTCCTTACTGACATCCTTCCTTAGCACATTCATCAAGCAGGAAAAGATGAAAGACATTACTGCAAAAGATCTAGCAAATGTAGATCTTGATAAGAAAGAGAACCATCAGGAACTGCTAGAAATCTTCTTGGGGTTGAAGGCAAGGAAGATTCTCCAAAAGAAGCGCAGTGTTCCAAATCCTCTTATGGACCAATTTCTCCCAACTTTGAAGGCCTATGTTGATACTGCCAAGTACTTGCTAAAGAAGCTCCCAATTACCAACCCATTACTCAGGAGACTTGGAGCTATAGACCCTGTAGCCCTTACAACACAGTGCCACTGCATCTCTTCTAAAGAGACTGCCTGA